The following coding sequences lie in one Arachis stenosperma cultivar V10309 chromosome 5, arast.V10309.gnm1.PFL2, whole genome shotgun sequence genomic window:
- the LOC130982005 gene encoding serine/arginine-rich splicing factor SR45a — MADSPVRRNSRSPSPWRAQSRSRSRSRSRSRPRSRSRSRSVPRQRPRSRSRSRGRSRSRSHERVGETQNPGNTLYVTGLSSRVTERDLEEHFSKEGKVASCFLVVEPRTRISRGFAFITMDTVEDANRCIKYLNQSVLEGRYITVERSRRKRPRTPTPGHYLGLKSTRDYGHRGDRGGDRGRYRGGPGRDDYQYRRSPRRSPYRGGRDYSPRRSPYGGGGRSRRERSRSPPYSPYGSPDRRYARGSR; from the exons ATG GCGGATTCTCCTGTGAGAAG GAACTCAAGGTCCCCTTCCCCGTGGAGAGCTCAATCAAGATCAAGATCCAGGTCAAGGTCCAGGTCTAGGCCTAGGTCTAGGTCTAGATCACGATCTGTCCCAAGACAAAGGCCAAGGTCCCGTTCAAGAAGCCGCGGCAG ATCAAGATCAAGAAGTCATGAGAG GGTGGGAGAGACTCAAAATCCAGGGAATACACTTTATGTGACAGGTCTATCGTCAAGGGTGACTGAGAGAGACTTAGAGGAGCACTTCTCTAAAGAAGGAAAA GTTGCATCATGTTTTCTTGTGGTGGAGCCTCGAACACGGATTTCTCGTGGTTTTGCTTTTATCACAATGGATACTGTTGAGGATGCTAACCGCTGTATCAAATACCTAAATCAATCAGTTTTAGAGGGTCGCTATATCACAGTTGAGAGG TCGCGAAGAAAGCGGCCAAGAACTCCCACACCTGGACACTATCTTGGGTTGAAAAGTACAAGAGACTATG GTCACCGTGGTGACCGTGGTGGTGATCGTGGAAGGTATCGAGGTGGACCTGGACGTGATGATTATCAATATCGACGGTCCCCTAGGCGATCACCATATCGAGGTGGCAGGGACTATTCTCCAAGGCGCTCTCCCTATGGTGGGGGTGGAAGATCTAGGAGGGAAAGGTCTAGGTCACCCCCTTACTCTCCATACGGCAGCCCAGATAGGAGATATGCTCGGGGATCTAGGTGA
- the LOC130979482 gene encoding bifunctional nuclease 2 isoform X1, whose protein sequence is MLCSRFCVRTIPGVATVADHGNATRCSSTCLPHSSLAMDLSPLLHHAPSLRTSRLRCRKSVLISCDSSRGPSRSRSSFGDHHDDYLEASLLLSETISHYHMWRHRSQEELRWKSSTPSIPIAVQGRNLRSDNNLMRQSFLQRFQNPTIFLKISCDGDYILPIVVGKVAIEKLIDPEVEENGVCPDQFQLAKNVVERLDHEVIMVRITERVVSTYFARVYLSQPGKSNIISVDARPSDAINIANRCKAPIYVSKQIVLADAIRLGYGMGRAHNKRPTYDVVLDSAVDGPDLVAEELSMMNNMHIAIKHERFEDAAIWRDKLANLRKSKHEH, encoded by the exons ATGCTCTGTTCCCGATTCTGCGTCCGTACGATCCCCGGCGTTGCCACCGTCGCCGATCACGGCAATGCCACTCGCTGTTCCTCCACCTGCCTCCCTCACTCCTCCCTCGCAATGGACCTCTCCCCTCTCCTCCACCACGCTCCTTCCCTCCGAACAAGCCGCCTCCGATGCCGCAAATCGGTCCTCATTTCATGCGATTCCTCGCGTGGACCTTCCCGCAGCAGATCCAGCTTCGGCGATCATCACGATGACTATCTCGAagcttctcttcttctctctg AAACAATTTCACACTATCATATGTGGAGGCATCGGTCTCAAGAAGAGTTACGATGGAAATCCTCTACACCATCAATTCCCATAGCTGTCCAAGGAAGAAATTTGAGATCAGATAATAATTTGATGAGACAAAGCTTTCTACAGCGTTTCCAGAATCCAACCATTTTTCTCAAGATTTCTTGTGATGGAGACTATATTCTGCCCATTGTTGTAG GAAAGGTCGCTATTGAAAAACTAATTGATCCTGAAGTTGAAGAAAATGGG GTTTGTCCAGACCAGTTCCAGTTGGCAAAAAACGTGGTTGAAAGACTAGACCATGAA GTGATAATGGTGAGGATTACAGAGAGAGTGGTCAGTACTTATTTTGCCAGAGTGTACCTTAGCCAG CCAGGGAAAAGCAATATTATTAGTGTGGATGCACGGCCCTCTGATGCCATTAATATTGCAAATAGATGCAAG GCCCCAATATATGTTAGTAAACAAATTGTCTTAGCAGATGCTATCAGGCTTGGTTATGGAATGGGCAGAGCGCATAACAAAAGACCTACTTATGATGTAGTACTTGACAG TGCTGTAGATGGTCCTGATTTAGTAGCTGAAGAACTTAGTATGATGAATAACATGCATATAGCTATCAAACATGAAAGATTTGAAGATGCtg CTATATGGAGAGATAAACTTGCAAATCTTcgtaaatcaaaacatgaacacTAA
- the LOC130979482 gene encoding bifunctional nuclease 2 isoform X2 yields MWRHRSQEELRWKSSTPSIPIAVQGRNLRSDNNLMRQSFLQRFQNPTIFLKISCDGDYILPIVVGKVAIEKLIDPEVEENGVCPDQFQLAKNVVERLDHEVIMVRITERVVSTYFARVYLSQPGKSNIISVDARPSDAINIANRCKAPIYVSKQIVLADAIRLGYGMGRAHNKRPTYDVVLDSAVDGPDLVAEELSMMNNMHIAIKHERFEDAAIWRDKLANLRKSKHEH; encoded by the exons ATGTGGAGGCATCGGTCTCAAGAAGAGTTACGATGGAAATCCTCTACACCATCAATTCCCATAGCTGTCCAAGGAAGAAATTTGAGATCAGATAATAATTTGATGAGACAAAGCTTTCTACAGCGTTTCCAGAATCCAACCATTTTTCTCAAGATTTCTTGTGATGGAGACTATATTCTGCCCATTGTTGTAG GAAAGGTCGCTATTGAAAAACTAATTGATCCTGAAGTTGAAGAAAATGGG GTTTGTCCAGACCAGTTCCAGTTGGCAAAAAACGTGGTTGAAAGACTAGACCATGAA GTGATAATGGTGAGGATTACAGAGAGAGTGGTCAGTACTTATTTTGCCAGAGTGTACCTTAGCCAG CCAGGGAAAAGCAATATTATTAGTGTGGATGCACGGCCCTCTGATGCCATTAATATTGCAAATAGATGCAAG GCCCCAATATATGTTAGTAAACAAATTGTCTTAGCAGATGCTATCAGGCTTGGTTATGGAATGGGCAGAGCGCATAACAAAAGACCTACTTATGATGTAGTACTTGACAG TGCTGTAGATGGTCCTGATTTAGTAGCTGAAGAACTTAGTATGATGAATAACATGCATATAGCTATCAAACATGAAAGATTTGAAGATGCtg CTATATGGAGAGATAAACTTGCAAATCTTcgtaaatcaaaacatgaacacTAA
- the LOC130982692 gene encoding ankyrin repeat domain-containing protein, chloroplastic has product MFHYMALLNPPHPPSIFCSFPFFTPSPQFLKFPRIWKNPHSLPTSFQSFNEEEDEHVIGDCLVYEEGIFDDPISQNQTNSHADNSRTLTPTRTKPSSKKQVPEIATENLVPDKWREVQAELNITKKERRKIAQEMEFNSKVMKKRQGLVPLRDMNLDEYKAYKEAKLAQLKPLVLDNPSGFPVKEEGSIRKGGDLNDGYDSGGGGSRRVEPKNPKWAVYGKGLDNVTEFFNSEDYDPASADTKNNEGHRRLFTKEEKALLNKRVPDLEAATSEKWLPLHTLAACGEFYLLDSLMKHNVDINAVDKDGLTALHKAIIGKKQAITNYLLRNSANPFVLDRDGATLLHYAVQTASSQTIKILLLYNVDINLQDNDGWTPLHLAIQAQRTDLVRLLLIKGADKTIKNKDGLTPLDLCLYSGQSPRTYELIKLLKLPQGRTRLESR; this is encoded by the exons ATGTTCCACTACATGGCTCTGCTGAATCCTCCTCATCCTCCCTCTATCTTCTGTTCATTCCCATTCTTCACTCCTTCTCCGCAGTTTCTCAAATTCCCCAGAATCTGGAAGAACCCACACTCTCTCCCCACATCCTTCCAGTCCTTCaacgaagaagaagacgaaCACGTTATCGGCGACTGTCTCGTCTACGAGGAAGGAATTTTCGATGACCCCATTTCGCAAAACCAGACCAATTCCCACGCTGATAATTCTCGCACTCTCACCCCAACCAGAACCAAACCAAGTTCCAAGAAGCAGGTTCCTGAAATTGCCACTGAAAACTTGGTTCCCGACAAATGGAGGGAGGTTCAGGCAGAACTCAACATAACCAAGAAGGAGAGGCGCAAGATTGCTCAAGAGATGGAGTTCAACAGCAAGGTTATGAAGAAGAGACAAGGCTTGGTTCCATTGAGGGACATGAACCTTGACGAGTATAAGGCTTATAAGGAGGCCAAGTTGGCACAACTGAAACCCCTTGTTCTCGATAACCCTTCTGGTTTTCCAGTGAAAGAGGAAGGTTCCATCAGAAAAGGAGGTGACTTGAATGATGGGTATgatagtggtggtggtggtagtcGGCGTGTAGAGCCTAAGAATCCTAAGTGGGCTGTTTATGGGAAGGGTTTGGACAATGTCACTGAGTTTTTCAATAGTGAGGACTATGACCCTGCTAGTGCTGATACTAAGAACAACGAAG GTCACCGGAGGTTGTTCACTAAGGAGGAGAAGGCTTTATTGAATAAGCGAGTACCAGATTTGGAAGCTGCTACTTCA GAAAAATGGCTTCCGCTGCACACTCTTGCTGCATGTGGAGAATTCTACCTTTTAGATTCTTTGATGAAGCATAATGTAGATATTAATGCTGTTGATAAG GATGGTTTGACAGCTCTTCACAAAGCGATCATTGGAAAAAAGCAAGCGATTACTAACTATCTCTTGAGAAATTCAGCTAATCCTTTCGTATTGGATAGA GATGGGGCCACCTTGTTGCACTATGCAGTACAAACAGCTTCTAGCCAGACAATTAAAATTCTCTTATTGTACAATGTGGATATAAATCTTCAGGACAAT GATGGCTGGACACCATTACATCTTGCCATTCAAGCTCAGAGAACAGATTTAGTTAGGCTTCTACTCATTAAAGGTGCTGATAAGACAATAAAGAACAAG GATGGTTTAACACCACTTGATCTTTGCCTTTACTCTGGTCAAAGTCCCAGAACATATGAGCTAATCAAGTTGTTGAAGTTGCCGCAAGGGCGCACAAGACTCGAGTCCAGGTAG